In Gemmatimonadota bacterium, the DNA window CGAGCAATTGCCTTTTCCGCTGGAGCCCGTTCAAGCACGCGGTGTCACCGCACTGGCTGAAACATCGGCCAAAGCCGAAGGGTGGCGGTGGCGCGTGTTCAGTACGGGAACGTGTATTGGTCTGGTGTGGGGATTGCTCTATGTAGTTGTGCCCACGTTGTCGGGCATTTTTCTGACGGAGACCGTTCAGGTCTTGCCCATTCCATTTATCGATTTCACAGCCGAGGTAAAGACCATATTGCCCGCTGCCGTGTTTGGTATAGGAACGGATTTGGGGCATTTATTGTATGGTTTTGTCCTGCCGTTTTACGTGGTGGTGGGGTCGTTTATCGGTGCTGTGCTCGCCAATCTGGTAATTAATCCAGCCCTTTATCACTATGAAATTTTGACCCGATGGGCACCGGGTATGACGGCGATTCCCGCAAGTATTTCCAATCGTTTTGACTTCTGGTTGAGCTTTGGGATCGGCACTTCAATCGTGATCGCACTCACTGGTTTTTATATGATAGGCAAAACCCTGTTGGAACAGCGCAAGCTGAAACAGGAAACAGGACATCATTCGATAAACATTAGTATGGAGGATTTGCCCGAGGGCCGGGGTGATCTGCCGATGAAATGGCCTCTCGTGTTGTGGGTCATGGCTTCTTTTGCCGCCATTGGACTGTGCCAGTGGCTCGTGCCAGAGTTTCACTGGGGATGGCTGGTTTTCTTTGCGTTTATTTATACGCCTGTTTCGTCTTATATCGGTGCACGAATGATCGGTCTTACGGGTAGCCCTTATGGCGCGAGCATTCCCTATATTCGGGAAGCGGCCATTTTGTTGTCTGGTTATAAAGGTGTGGCGGTGTGGTTTGCGCCCATCCCACTGCACGACCACGGGCTGGCCGTGCGGCAGTTTAAGCAACTGGAATTGACCAAGACAAAGATCGGTAGTTATCTCAAAATGGTCGTGGTTACGATGTTTGTGATTTTCATTTGCAGCTTTATGTTTTACGAGTTCATCTGGCGGTTGGGACCCATTCCATCTTCCACATATC includes these proteins:
- a CDS encoding peptide transporter — translated: MATDEPRDTEETKEDLTEYEQIMPEDAPFEDGFGWKTIWATAFVGIVMLPGAIYLGLVTGQSMAGASEWVTIILFLEIAKRSFVRLRTQEILIIYWVAAGLLGIGVKLGSGAHLYGGPFGGLIWDQYLIQSPAAKGLDSYIPNWVTPPLDSPVYAERTFVHPDWILPVLILFLVMIINQAARLSFGYVMFRITSDIEQLPFPLEPVQARGVTALAETSAKAEGWRWRVFSTGTCIGLVWGLLYVVVPTLSGIFLTETVQVLPIPFIDFTAEVKTILPAAVFGIGTDLGHLLYGFVLPFYVVVGSFIGAVLANLVINPALYHYEILTRWAPGMTAIPASISNRFDFWLSFGIGTSIVIALTGFYMIGKTLLEQRKLKQETGHHSINISMEDLPEGRGDLPMKWPLVLWVMASFAAIGLCQWLVPEFHWGWLVFFAFIYTPVSSYIGARMIGLTGSPYGASIPYIREAAILLSGYKGVAVWFAPIPLHDHGLAVRQFKQLELTKTKIGSYLKMVVVTMFVIFICSFMFYEFIWRLGPIPSSTYPYVQLFWPYEATMQTVWLKSTLPPGEVQGAVGMDLLREIIIPKYILTGLVSGGLLYLVLVAAKVPVLAFFGFVNGLAQWPHFVILNFAGAMLGRYHFQKRFGESKWKAYAPILVAGYSCGMGLIGMTSIAVALISKAVSQVVF